A single genomic interval of Cucumis sativus cultivar 9930 chromosome 5, Cucumber_9930_V3, whole genome shotgun sequence harbors:
- the LOC101206048 gene encoding GDSL esterase/lipase At3g27950, which translates to MDPLKLRRVLVILFLGFVGWPMLLIGAGGSGSCRFPAVYNFGDSNSDTGGISAAFNVFESPNGMTFFGHPSGRACDGRLIIDFIAEKLKFPYLNAYLDSVGTSFRHGANFATGGSSIRPGGYSPFHLGLQVSQFIQFKSRTTYLYNRLQSNNRTTILIKSNIARPQEFSKALYMFDIAQNDLSYGFQHSSEEQVRASIPDILNTFSEAVQQVYKEGARYFWVHNTGPVGCLPFSILDNHRPGNIDSIGCVKSANEVAQELNRQLKNLLVKLRKELPLARITLVDMYSAKYFLVSKAKTEGFLSPVSFCCGSFHGFHLNCGKKEVVNGTVYENNACNDPSKHISWDGIHYSETANLWIADHILNGSFSDPPLPIDKACQAL; encoded by the exons ATGGACCCATTGAAGCTCCGCCGTGTGTTGGTGATTCTTTTTCTGGGTTTTGTGGGATGGCCCATGTTGTTGATTGGCGCCGGTGGTTCGGGGAGTTGTCGATTTCCGGCTGTGTACAACTTCGGTGACTCGAACTCAGACACTGGAGGAATATCGGCTGCGTTCAATGTGTTTGAGTCACCTAATGGCATGACCTTCTTTGGACACCCTTCTGGGAGGGCCTGTGATGGCCGTCTTATTATAGACTTTATAG CTGAGAAGCTGAAATTTCCTTACCTGAATGCATATTTGGATTCAGTAGGAACAAGCTTTAGGCATGGAGCTAATTTTGCAACAGGTGGTTCATCAATTCGTCCTGGTGGTTACAGCCCTTTTCATCTTGGCCTCCAAGTGTCACAGTTCATCCAATTCAAATCCCGCACCACGTATCTATACAATAGACTTCAATCCAACA ACAGGACAACTATTCTAATCAAAAGCAATATAGCAAGGCCCCAGGAGTTCTCGAAGGCGCTATACATGTTTGATATTGCACAAAACGATCTCTCGTATGGTTTCCAACACTCATCTGAAGAACAAGTTAGAGCTTCCATTCCAGATATACTTAACACATTCTCTGAAGCTGTGCAA CAAGTATATAAGGAGGGGGCAAGATATTTCTGGGTGCATAATACAGGTCCAGTTGGATGTCTgcctttttctattttggatAACCATAGGCCAGGTAATATAGACAGCATAGGGTGTGTGAAGAGCGCGAATGAAGTCGCTCAAGAACTCAATCGACAACTTAAGAATCTGCTGGTAAAGCTGAGGAAAGAGCTTCCTTTAGCTAGAATTACGCTTGTAGACATGTATTCAGccaaatattttcttgttagCAAGGCGAAAACTGAAG GTTTTTTAAGTCCAGTGAGCTTTTGCTGTGGGAGTTTCCATGGCTTTCACCTCAACTGTGGGAAGAAAGAAGTTGTGAATGGAACAGTTTATGAGAATAATGCTTGCAACGATCCATCAAAGCATATAAGTTGGGATGGCATACACTAC